In Corylus avellana chromosome ca2, CavTom2PMs-1.0, the following proteins share a genomic window:
- the LOC132169597 gene encoding uncharacterized protein LOC132169597, translating into MPHDDALVITLTVANHAVHRVLIDNGSSADIIYWTVVQQLGIGQEKLKPFLSLLTGFAAYNMIIGHPALNHLREVTSTYHLKVKFPTIEGVGEVKGDQVVARRCYHTSLKKCPKSALLMIGSLGDERKLQLRKELAKPLIDVPIAEGKVVKIGSQLTPKVREALVRFLQQNLKVFAWSPEDMPRIDPKDIVHHLNINLEVKPVKQK; encoded by the exons ATGCCACATGATGATGCATTGGTGATAACTCTAACGGTGGCTAACCATGCCGTTCACCGAGTGTTGATAGACAACGGAAGCTCGGCTGATATTATTTATTGGACAGTTGTTCAACAATTGGGCATTGGCCAAGAGAAGTTGAAACCCTTCCTGTCACTATTGACAGGATTTGCAG CTTATAACATGATCATCGGTCATCCAGCTTTGAATCATTTGAGAGAGGTTACTTCTACCTATCACTTGAAAGTGAAGTTTCCAACCATTGAGGGAGTCGGCGAAGTTAAGGGAGACCAAGTTGTTGCCAGAAGGTGTTACCATACGTCTTTGAAGAAATGCCCAAAGTCAGCACTTTTGATGATCGGCAGTCTGGGTGATGAGCGAAAGTTGCAGTTGAGAAAAGAGCTAGCTAAGCCATTAATTGATGTACCTATAGCTGAAGGAAAGGTTGTCAAGATCGGTTCTCAACTAACTCCTAAGGTTAGAGAAGCCCTTGTTCGGTTTCTCCAACAAAACCTCAAAGTTTTTGCATGGTCTCCAGAAGACATGCCAAGGATTGATCCCAAAGATATTGTTCATCACTTGAACATTAATCTCGAAGTTAAACCAGTAAAACAGAAGTGA
- the LOC132169598 gene encoding uncharacterized protein LOC132169598: MSSQLGGRSHHGESSHTKTHHSRSQCSHSHHARSHLDKPVEAAVHKDVKDLQEKFEKMAFLIENGENWSATEHLMQHTNLPFTDRVMRFPMPSSFKVLRIGEYDGSGDPSDHMESFRAHIILHETLDEIACRAFPLTLRGVAKEWFGSLSPKSVDNFDYLGQQFLGQFLAVQRRKKNPAYLLSLVQGKNESLNDYLLRFNWGKLAVESTDEQTILSVLMHGTLRQFNSKAEEFINQEETISALLKSKAAENKPATDPGMMKPKVYVEKKKKDRQNPKILERKVDIPPRPNQHQQYVEWTPLNTTVYKVFMEVKKDPSFRWPGRMKPPPQNRNTRKFCEYHNDHGHQTEDCISLRFEIEKFLRNGKLLNFLVEENGKGKSTQDGQGQHSGQNNDRSCNQSQRCEEQRVSRNQQQNPQN, translated from the exons ATGAGTTCACAGCTTGGTGGTAGGTCACACCATGGCGAGTCTAGTCACACCAAAACCCACCATAGTCGTTCCCAGTGTAGCCATTCTCATCATGCTCGGTCACATCTTGACAAGCCTGTGGAGGCTGCCGTGCATAAAGACGTTAAAGATCTCCAGGAGAAGTTTGAAAAAATGGCCTTCTTAAttgaaaatggggaaaattGGTCCGCCACCGAGCATCTCATGCAACACACCAATTTACCTTTTACTGATCGGGTGATGAGGTTTCCAATGCCTAGTAGTTTTAAGGTTCTTCGGATCGGCGAATATGATGGAAGTGGAGATCCTTCCGACCACATGGAAAGCTTCCGAGCTCACATCATCCTTCATGAAACTCTTGACGAAATCGCTTGCCGAGCCTTCCCGTTAACTCTAAGGGGAGTTGCCAAAGAATGGTTTGGAAGTCTGAGTCCTAAATCTGTTGATAATTTCGATTATCTTGGGCAGCAGTTCTTAGGACAATTTCTTGCCGTtcaaaggagaaagaagaatccAGCATATCTACTATCCTTAGTGCAAGGGAAGAACGAGTCCTTGAATGATTATTTGTTGCGGTTCAATTGGGGGAAGCTGGCAGTGGAGAGTACTGACGAGCAAACCATTCTCTCAGTATTGATGCACG GAACTTTGCGACAGTTCAACAGCAAGGCAGAGGAGTTCATCAACCAGGAAGAGACTATCTCAGCGTTGCTGAAATCTAAAGCTGCTGAGAACAAACCTGCTACTGATCCAGGTATGATGAAACCGAAGGTCTATGtcgagaagaaaaagaaggatcGCCAAAATCCTAAGATTCTGGAAAGAAAGGTCGATATACCTCCTCGGCCAAATCAGCATCAACAATATGTGGAATGGACACCCCTGAATACAACTGTTTATAAGGTGTTCATGGAAGTTAAGAAGGATCCGAGCTTCCGATGGCCAGGAAGGATGAAGCCTCCTCCCCAGAACCGTAATACTCGGAAGTTTTGTGAGTATCATAATGATCATGGGCATCAAACCGAGGATTGTATTAGTCTTCGGTTCGAGATTGAAAAATTTCTGAGGAATGGAAAGTTGCTGAATTTCTTGGTTGAAGAAAATGGCAAGGGGAAGAGCACCCAGGATGGTCAGGGTCAGCATTCGGGACAGAATAATGATCGATCATGCAATCAAAGCCAGAGGTGTGAGGAACAGAGGGTTTCGCGGAATCAGCAGCAAAATCCCCAGAACTAA